The following are from one region of the Phycisphaerae bacterium genome:
- the rtcA gene encoding RNA 3'-terminal phosphate cyclase, translated as MLTIDGSFGEGGGQILRSSLALAMVTGRAFRIEKIRAGRKKPGLMRQHLTAVQAAAQISQADVRGADIGSKVVEFHPKQVQPGEYSFSIGTAGSTTLVLQTVLPALLTASGPSRLTFEGGTHNPFAPPFDFLAKAFIPLVNRMGPTVSAELERPGFYPAGGGKFTISIEPARELKGFELTERGEIIRRCGRAVVSNLPGHIAEREINVLRKGTNWGESCYSVENVAHPRGPGNVVIIEVEAENVAEVFTGFGALGRAAEAVATHALQAYQRWLKADVPVGEYLADQIMLPLAIAGRGRYRTTPLTLHSTTHMDLIQKFLDIEVAVDHLDRNRCEVRIG; from the coding sequence ATGTTGACCATTGACGGTTCATTCGGTGAAGGCGGCGGGCAGATACTGCGGTCGTCGCTGGCGTTGGCTATGGTAACGGGGCGGGCGTTTCGGATCGAAAAGATCCGGGCGGGGCGCAAGAAGCCGGGGCTGATGCGCCAGCACCTGACCGCGGTGCAGGCGGCGGCACAGATTTCGCAAGCCGACGTGCGTGGGGCGGATATCGGCTCGAAGGTCGTCGAGTTTCATCCCAAGCAGGTTCAACCGGGCGAATACTCCTTCAGCATCGGTACGGCCGGCAGTACGACGCTGGTTCTGCAAACGGTCCTGCCCGCCCTGCTCACGGCCTCCGGCCCGTCGCGGCTGACTTTCGAGGGTGGCACGCACAACCCGTTTGCCCCGCCGTTCGATTTCCTGGCCAAGGCGTTCATCCCGCTGGTCAACCGGATGGGACCGACGGTATCGGCGGAGCTGGAGCGTCCCGGCTTCTACCCGGCCGGCGGCGGGAAGTTCACGATCTCCATCGAACCTGCCAGGGAGCTGAAGGGCTTTGAGCTTACGGAACGCGGCGAGATCATCCGCCGGTGTGGCCGTGCCGTCGTGTCCAACCTGCCCGGCCACATAGCTGAGCGCGAGATCAACGTCTTACGTAAGGGGACGAATTGGGGCGAGTCGTGCTATAGCGTCGAGAACGTTGCACACCCCCGTGGCCCCGGCAACGTCGTCATCATCGAGGTTGAGGCCGAGAACGTGGCCGAGGTGTTTACCGGCTTTGGAGCACTGGGACGGGCAGCCGAAGCCGTCGCCACGCATGCGCTGCAGGCATATCAGCGTTGGCTGAAGGCAGATGTCCCGGTAGGCGAATACCTGGCCGACCAGATCATGCTCCCGTTGGCCATCGCCGGCCGTGGCCGCTACCGAACCACGCCGTTGACCCTCCATTCGACGACACACATGGACCTCATTCAAAAGTTCCTCGATATCGAGGTGGCTGTCGATCATCTCGATCGCAACCGCTGCGAAGTGCGGATCGGATGA